In the Leptospira sp. WS4.C2 genome, one interval contains:
- the gpmI gene encoding 2,3-bisphosphoglycerate-independent phosphoglycerate mutase, whose amino-acid sequence MLTLKKNPNGSLTKQVLLIILDGVGFTEKGYENGNAVAKAQMPVLKGLWKTHPTVLLKAHGTAVGMPSDDDMGNSEVGHNVLGSGRIFDQGAKLVSQSIENGSLFSGPIWNKCVSNCKSKQSTFHFLGLFSDGNVHSHIDHLKAMIDNAIKQDIKKIRLHILLDGRDVPEKSALDYLNPFEEYLDSYRNKGIDILIASGGGRMELTMDRYDADWSMVERGWNHHVEGEGRNFKSAKEAIETFRQENPSVIDQYLPGFVIGDSNGKPVGKVEDNDSVVFFNFRGDRAIEISRAFTEDSLTNFNRKRFPKVEFAGMMQYDGDLFIPKQYLVAPPVIDRTMGEYFANEGIAQYALSETQKYGHVTFFWNGNRSGYFNQTLETYEEVKSDIIPFDQKPEMKAKEITDNLVLALTSHKFPFLRVNYANGDMVGHTGNMGATVRGLEYLDVCLDRIKKICDETETVLCITADHGNADEMYQLTKKGTAETSKDGKPVPKTSHTLNPVQFVLYDPKGKIKLNQDLKEKGLANVAATMMDLLGFDAPEGYHPSLIKRD is encoded by the coding sequence ATGTTAACTCTAAAAAAAAATCCAAATGGTTCACTAACCAAACAAGTTTTACTCATCATCTTAGATGGAGTTGGATTTACAGAAAAAGGATATGAAAACGGAAACGCCGTTGCAAAGGCCCAAATGCCTGTCTTAAAGGGACTTTGGAAAACTCACCCCACAGTTTTATTAAAAGCACATGGAACGGCAGTGGGAATGCCCAGTGATGATGATATGGGTAATTCTGAGGTTGGTCATAATGTTCTAGGTTCGGGAAGAATTTTTGATCAAGGAGCCAAATTGGTTTCTCAATCGATAGAAAATGGAAGTTTATTTTCAGGTCCAATTTGGAATAAATGTGTTTCCAACTGTAAATCAAAACAATCTACATTTCATTTTCTTGGATTGTTCTCAGATGGAAATGTCCATAGCCATATAGATCACCTAAAGGCTATGATAGACAATGCAATCAAACAAGATATTAAAAAGATACGACTTCATATTCTTTTAGATGGAAGGGACGTACCCGAAAAATCAGCGTTAGACTATCTAAACCCTTTTGAAGAATATTTGGATTCCTATAGGAATAAGGGAATCGACATTCTAATTGCATCTGGTGGTGGAAGAATGGAACTCACCATGGATCGGTATGATGCCGATTGGTCTATGGTAGAAAGAGGTTGGAACCACCATGTCGAAGGAGAAGGTCGTAACTTCAAATCCGCAAAAGAAGCAATTGAAACTTTCCGACAAGAAAATCCATCAGTCATTGATCAATACCTACCAGGATTTGTGATTGGTGATTCCAATGGGAAACCCGTTGGTAAAGTAGAAGATAATGATTCTGTAGTATTTTTTAACTTTCGTGGTGACCGTGCAATCGAAATATCTAGAGCCTTTACAGAGGATTCATTAACCAACTTCAACAGAAAACGATTTCCCAAAGTTGAATTTGCAGGGATGATGCAATACGACGGAGATCTGTTTATCCCCAAACAATACTTAGTTGCCCCTCCTGTAATTGATCGCACCATGGGAGAATACTTTGCCAATGAAGGAATTGCTCAGTATGCTTTGTCTGAAACACAAAAGTATGGGCACGTAACTTTTTTCTGGAACGGAAACCGGTCTGGATATTTCAATCAAACTTTGGAAACATATGAAGAAGTAAAATCAGACATCATTCCTTTTGACCAAAAACCAGAAATGAAAGCAAAAGAAATTACAGACAACTTAGTACTTGCATTAACATCTCACAAATTTCCATTTTTACGAGTCAATTATGCTAACGGAGATATGGTGGGGCATACTGGAAATATGGGTGCTACCGTTCGTGGATTGGAGTATCTGGATGTATGTTTAGACCGAATCAAAAAAATCTGTGATGAAACAGAAACTGTATTATGTATTACGGCTGACCATGGAAATGCAGACGAGATGTACCAACTCACAAAAAAGGGAACGGCGGAAACATCGAAAGACGGAAAACCTGTTCCGAAAACAAGCCACACATTAAACCCAGTACAATTCGTTCTTTATGATCCAAAGGGAAAAATTAAACTCAATCAGGACTTAAAAGAAAAGGGACTAGCCAATGTTGCAGCAACAATGATGGATCTTTTAGGATTTGATGCACCGGAAGGATACCACCCTAGTCTAATCAAAAGAGACTAA